In Ruminococcaceae bacterium BL-6, a genomic segment contains:
- a CDS encoding POLAc domain-containing protein: MATITSLSVDLETFSSINLSKSGVYRYVEAPDFEILLFGYSADGGPVQVIDLACGEKLPEEIRAALTDEAVTKWAFNANFERICLSRYLGLPTGEYLDPAQWHCSMIWAATMGLPFSLEGVGAVLGLEKQKLTEGKDLVKFFCCPCAPTKANGQRIRNYPYHAPEKWATFKKYNIRDVETEMAIQAKLANFPVPESVWDEYHLDQEINDRGVALDMTLVRQAIDMDRRSREKLTAAMKKLTELDNPNSVQQMKQWLSDNGLKTDTLGKKAVAELLKIAPEPLGKALSLRQQLAKSSVKKYQTMETAVCADGRARGMFQFYGANRTGRWAGRLIQMQNLPQNHLSDLEQARALVRGGNYDALQMLYEDVPDTLSQLIRTAFVPRTGAKFIVSDFSAIEARVIAWFAGERWRQEVFAKGGDIYCASASQMFKVPVEKHGINGHLRQKGKIAELALGYGGSVGALKAMGALEMGLTEDELPPLVDAWRQTNPNIVKLWWDVDRAAMEAVRNKHTNSTHGIVFSCQSGMLFITLPSGRRLAYVKPRIGENKFGGQCITYEGVGGTKKWERLDSYGPKFVENIVQATSRDILCYAMRTLRNCSIVMHIHDELVIEADPRMSLQAVCDQMGRTPPWAKGLLLRADGYETDFYKKD, encoded by the coding sequence ATGGCTACCATAACATCATTGTCCGTGGACTTGGAGACTTTCAGTAGCATCAACCTCTCAAAATCAGGCGTTTACCGCTATGTGGAGGCTCCTGACTTTGAGATTCTTCTGTTCGGCTATAGCGCGGACGGCGGTCCTGTTCAGGTTATTGACCTTGCCTGCGGTGAAAAGCTGCCGGAGGAAATCAGAGCCGCACTCACGGATGAAGCTGTAACGAAGTGGGCCTTCAACGCCAACTTTGAACGTATCTGCCTGTCCCGGTATCTTGGCTTACCGACCGGCGAATATCTCGATCCCGCCCAATGGCACTGCTCCATGATATGGGCCGCCACGATGGGTTTGCCGTTTTCGCTGGAAGGCGTCGGCGCGGTCCTCGGTCTTGAAAAGCAGAAGCTGACGGAAGGAAAAGACCTCGTAAAGTTCTTCTGCTGTCCCTGCGCACCGACAAAGGCGAACGGCCAGCGTATCCGAAACTACCCGTACCATGCGCCGGAGAAATGGGCCACGTTCAAGAAATATAACATCCGGGATGTCGAAACGGAAATGGCGATTCAGGCCAAGCTCGCTAACTTCCCGGTGCCGGAATCCGTGTGGGATGAATACCATCTGGATCAGGAAATCAACGACCGTGGCGTTGCCTTGGATATGACACTGGTCAGACAGGCAATCGACATGGACCGCCGATCCCGTGAAAAGCTCACTGCCGCGATGAAAAAACTGACCGAACTGGACAATCCGAACTCAGTGCAGCAGATGAAGCAATGGCTCTCCGACAATGGGCTGAAAACGGATACGCTCGGCAAAAAAGCCGTCGCCGAACTTCTGAAGATCGCGCCGGAGCCGCTCGGCAAGGCGCTTTCTCTCCGGCAGCAGCTTGCCAAATCGTCTGTGAAGAAATACCAGACAATGGAAACCGCCGTTTGCGCCGATGGCCGGGCGCGCGGGATGTTTCAGTTTTATGGAGCGAACCGAACTGGGCGTTGGGCCGGCAGGCTCATCCAAATGCAAAACCTGCCTCAGAACCATCTTTCCGACTTGGAGCAAGCTCGTGCTCTTGTGCGCGGCGGCAATTATGACGCGCTCCAAATGCTCTACGAAGACGTGCCGGATACGCTCTCTCAACTTATCCGCACCGCCTTTGTTCCCAGGACCGGTGCAAAATTCATCGTTTCAGATTTTTCGGCAATCGAGGCCCGCGTCATCGCATGGTTCGCCGGTGAGCGGTGGCGGCAGGAGGTCTTTGCCAAAGGCGGCGACATCTACTGCGCCAGCGCCAGTCAGATGTTCAAGGTACCCGTTGAGAAGCACGGCATCAACGGCCACCTGCGGCAGAAGGGCAAAATTGCGGAATTGGCGCTCGGTTACGGCGGATCGGTCGGCGCGCTCAAAGCAATGGGCGCTCTGGAAATGGGCCTGACCGAGGACGAGCTTCCTCCGCTGGTCGACGCGTGGCGGCAGACGAACCCGAACATCGTAAAGCTCTGGTGGGATGTGGACCGCGCCGCTATGGAGGCCGTCCGCAACAAACACACCAACAGTACGCACGGAATCGTGTTCTCCTGCCAGAGCGGGATGCTCTTTATTACATTGCCTTCCGGACGGAGACTTGCTTATGTGAAACCGCGCATCGGCGAGAATAAGTTCGGCGGACAATGTATCACCTACGAAGGTGTCGGCGGCACGAAGAAATGGGAACGCCTCGATTCCTATGGTCCAAAATTTGTGGAAAATATCGTGCAGGCGACCAGCCGGGATATCCTGTGTTACGCCATGCGGACGCTTCGAAACTGCTCCATTGTCATGCACATCCATGATGAACTGGTCATCGAGGCTGATCCGCGTATGTCTCTGCAGGCGGTCTGCGACCAGATGGGCCGAACGCCGCCGTGGGCAAAGGGTCTTCTTCTCCGCGCGGATGGCTATGAGACAGATTTTTATAAAAAAGACTGA
- a CDS encoding conserved protein of unknown function (Evidence 4 : Unknown function but conserved in other organisms), with protein MSIDKRNAEGYYDPTAYEALTLIEKEKHALRAFRPIVYICSPYAGDVDGNIKAARSYSRFAVDKGYIPIAPHLLFPQFLNDANPNERELGLFFGNALMSKCSEVWVFGSNISAGMQAEIKRARWKNYRLRYFTEELEEVQDVCNH; from the coding sequence ATGAGTATTGATAAACGTAACGCTGAGGGCTACTATGACCCAACTGCCTATGAAGCCCTTACGCTGATTGAAAAAGAGAAACACGCGCTCCGCGCATTCCGGCCAATTGTTTACATTTGCTCTCCTTATGCCGGTGACGTTGACGGGAACATCAAGGCCGCCCGGAGCTACAGTCGTTTTGCCGTAGACAAGGGCTATATCCCTATTGCGCCGCATCTGCTGTTTCCGCAGTTCCTAAATGACGCCAATCCGAACGAACGTGAACTTGGGCTGTTCTTCGGAAACGCCCTTATGAGCAAATGCTCGGAGGTCTGGGTGTTCGGCAGCAATATCTCGGCTGGCATGCAGGCAGAGATCAAACGAGCCAGGTGGAAAAACTACCGCCTGCGTTATTTCACAGAAGAATTGGAGGAGGTACAAGATGTTTGCAATCACTGA
- a CDS encoding conserved protein of unknown function (Evidence 4 : Unknown function but conserved in other organisms), with translation MFAITEGTRRIGGIEIPTYKREIVSANILEVEAGTNGYQGGDGGHGSRTYFRIKDLASTEMDVRVTRDKFGSEGFEVTLGGDCELETIITALKFITKVLEDGSKEVHD, from the coding sequence ATGTTTGCAATCACTGAAGGTACGCGCCGCATAGGCGGCATTGAAATTCCTACTTATAAGCGTGAGATCGTAAGCGCCAATATTCTCGAAGTAGAGGCGGGCACAAATGGTTATCAGGGTGGCGACGGCGGACACGGCAGCCGTACCTACTTCCGCATCAAAGATCTGGCCTCCACAGAGATGGATGTCCGTGTGACGCGGGACAAGTTCGGCAGCGAGGGCTTTGAAGTCACGCTCGGCGGCGACTGTGAGCTTGAAACAATCATCACGGCGCTCAAATTCATCACCAAGGTTCTGGAGGACGGTTCGAAAGAGGTGCATGACTGA
- a CDS encoding SF3 helicase domain-containing protein, translating to MFTLYSSDIIGNPGNCSYPNKTEVTDEESLRAAVCHDYVCAEYKNSYRSGDNFLGADCLPVDCDNDHSENPEDWVLPADVAAAFPDVCFAVHYSRYNMREKNGKPARPKFHILFPITRMTDAAAYSDMKKLVNSIFPYFDTKALDAARFFFGTATVEVELFSGSMNLTEFLENDDFDADLPGGHHASLVIPEGSRNATMSRFAGRVIKKYGDSEEAYQCFLDEAAKCTPPLEDSELSTIWHSAQRFYARVQQQSGYVSPEVYNDDTSYKPADFSDVGQAEVLAKHFSGELRYSPATHFIRYTEHYWKETEPGAQAVAHELTRRQLEEAAKDMREAMKALTDCGAQGILDTTSKAKAEALFNDTQTEAYTAFLAAKAYQSFAIRRRDSKNITATLKEAHPMLEISPRDLDADCFALCTPAATYDLRKGIAGAREHSPEDYITKITSVSPSNKGEQLWQDSLNLIFCGNQELIDYVQMICGLAAIGKVFVEALIISYGCGRNGKSTFWNAVSRVLGLYSGNISADTLTVGCRRNIKPEMAEVKGKRLLIAAEMQEGARLNDSTVKQLCSTDDVFAEKKYKDPFSFTPCHTLVLYTNHLPKVSASDDGIWRRLIVIPFDAKIEGTSDIKNYGEHLYNNAGESILTWIIEGAQKVIALNYKIPVPACVRKAIAEYRAQNDWFGHFLEDKCEVDSSYRESSGALYQAYRNYSIDTNEYVRSTADFYFALENAGFKRINPRGKRFFVGLRLKTDDGDFEEFLK from the coding sequence ATGTTTACCCTGTATAGTTCCGACATCATCGGCAATCCCGGCAACTGCTCCTATCCCAACAAAACCGAGGTCACGGATGAGGAAAGCCTGCGAGCGGCGGTCTGTCACGACTACGTCTGCGCTGAGTACAAAAACAGCTACCGAAGCGGTGACAATTTTCTCGGCGCGGATTGTCTCCCGGTCGACTGTGACAACGACCACTCTGAAAACCCGGAGGATTGGGTACTGCCTGCGGACGTCGCCGCTGCCTTTCCAGATGTCTGCTTTGCGGTCCACTACAGCCGCTACAATATGCGCGAGAAAAATGGAAAGCCCGCCCGGCCGAAGTTCCATATTCTTTTTCCGATCACACGCATGACAGACGCGGCCGCTTACAGCGACATGAAAAAGCTGGTTAATTCCATCTTCCCGTACTTTGACACCAAGGCACTGGACGCGGCACGCTTCTTCTTCGGCACTGCCACCGTCGAGGTTGAGCTTTTTTCCGGCAGTATGAATCTGACAGAGTTTCTGGAGAACGACGACTTTGACGCGGACCTGCCGGGCGGCCATCACGCCAGTCTCGTGATCCCGGAAGGCAGCCGCAACGCCACCATGTCACGTTTCGCCGGACGGGTCATCAAGAAATATGGCGACAGTGAAGAAGCCTACCAGTGCTTCCTCGACGAGGCTGCGAAATGCACACCCCCTCTGGAGGACTCCGAGCTTTCGACCATCTGGCACAGCGCCCAGCGGTTTTACGCCAGAGTCCAGCAACAGTCCGGGTACGTTTCACCGGAGGTTTACAACGACGACACCTCCTATAAACCGGCAGATTTCTCCGACGTCGGACAGGCCGAGGTGCTTGCCAAGCATTTCTCTGGTGAACTGCGATACTCGCCAGCCACCCATTTCATCCGGTACACAGAACACTACTGGAAGGAAACTGAACCCGGAGCACAGGCCGTCGCTCATGAACTGACCCGCCGCCAATTGGAGGAAGCCGCGAAGGATATGCGCGAGGCGATGAAAGCCCTGACGGACTGCGGCGCTCAGGGAATCCTCGATACAACTTCAAAGGCCAAGGCCGAGGCCCTGTTCAATGATACGCAGACTGAAGCCTACACTGCCTTCCTCGCAGCAAAGGCATATCAGTCCTTTGCAATCCGCCGCCGTGATTCCAAGAATATTACCGCGACGCTGAAGGAAGCGCACCCCATGTTGGAGATTTCGCCTCGTGATCTGGATGCCGACTGCTTTGCCCTCTGCACCCCTGCCGCAACCTATGATCTCCGCAAAGGCATCGCCGGAGCGAGGGAACATTCCCCGGAGGACTATATCACCAAGATCACGTCCGTTTCACCCAGCAACAAAGGCGAACAGCTCTGGCAGGATAGCCTGAACCTTATTTTCTGCGGCAATCAGGAGCTCATCGATTATGTCCAGATGATCTGCGGACTCGCCGCCATCGGGAAGGTTTTTGTGGAAGCGCTTATCATCTCCTACGGCTGCGGGCGGAACGGCAAATCAACTTTCTGGAATGCCGTGTCCCGTGTGTTGGGCCTCTACAGCGGTAACATCTCCGCCGATACGTTGACGGTCGGCTGCCGCAGAAATATCAAGCCGGAAATGGCGGAGGTCAAGGGCAAGCGTCTGCTGATCGCCGCTGAAATGCAGGAAGGCGCGAGGCTCAATGATTCAACCGTCAAGCAGCTCTGCTCCACCGACGATGTATTTGCGGAGAAAAAGTACAAAGACCCGTTCAGCTTCACGCCCTGCCACACGCTGGTGCTCTACACCAACCACCTCCCGAAGGTCAGCGCCTCCGACGACGGCATCTGGCGCAGGCTGATCGTCATCCCGTTCGACGCCAAGATTGAAGGTACCAGTGACATCAAGAATTATGGCGAGCATCTTTACAACAACGCTGGTGAGAGTATCCTCACTTGGATCATCGAAGGTGCCCAAAAGGTCATCGCGCTGAACTACAAAATTCCGGTACCGGCCTGTGTGCGGAAAGCGATTGCGGAGTACCGGGCGCAGAACGACTGGTTTGGCCATTTTCTTGAGGACAAATGTGAGGTCGATTCCAGCTATAGAGAAAGCTCCGGTGCCTTGTATCAGGCATACCGTAATTACAGCATTGACACAAACGAGTATGTCCGCAGCACCGCAGATTTCTACTTTGCGCTGGAGAATGCCGGTTTTAAGAGAATCAATCCCAGAGGCAAGCGATTCTTTGTCGGATTACGGCTGAAAACAGACGACGGTGACTTCGAAGAATTCCTGAAATAA
- a CDS encoding Phage protein gives MEDLKMREKQIEAKLTQASKMLGGIAPKFVSPGYDGMPDRIVLLPGGRMAFVEVKAPGKVPRPLQEARHRMLRKLGFKVYVLDDTGQIAKMLAEIGCDAQ, from the coding sequence ATGGAGGACCTGAAAATGCGAGAAAAACAGATTGAAGCAAAACTAACACAGGCGTCAAAAATGCTGGGCGGCATCGCGCCGAAGTTCGTGTCTCCCGGTTATGACGGGATGCCTGACCGCATCGTCCTTTTACCGGGTGGCCGCATGGCCTTTGTGGAAGTAAAGGCTCCCGGAAAAGTCCCTCGCCCGCTGCAGGAAGCCAGGCACCGGATGCTGCGAAAGCTGGGCTTCAAGGTTTACGTGCTTGACGATACTGGTCAGATTGCAAAAATGCTTGCAGAAATTGGATGTGATGCCCAATGA
- a CDS encoding conserved protein of unknown function (Evidence 4 : Unknown function but conserved in other organisms): MIAPLRVARDTWPAEADKWDHLRNLICSVAVGNETERKAALQKPADIYIINRENVQWLIESSGVPFDYDTVVVDELSSFKSHQAKRFRALVKVRPRVRRIIGLTGTPSSNGLMDLWAEFRLLDMGQRLGRFIGQYRTNYFKPDKRNGQIIYSYKPLPGAEDTIYRKISDITISMKSTDHLKMPKLISAECEVRLSDEEQKRYDDLKEDLVLQLPDGDITAANAASLSGKLCQMANGAVYSDTGEVIHIHDRKLDALEDLIEAANGKPVLVAYWFKHDLARISERLHKLRIPFSCLDTSDSIRRWNNGELPVALVHPASAGHGLNLQSGGSTLIWFGLTWSLELYQQTNARLWRQGQTADTVVIQHIITKRTIDSRILEALSKKDSTQAALINAVKADLKI; this comes from the coding sequence GTGATCGCGCCTCTCAGAGTTGCACGGGACACATGGCCCGCCGAGGCGGATAAGTGGGATCACCTTCGGAACCTCATCTGCTCCGTGGCTGTTGGCAATGAAACAGAACGGAAAGCGGCGCTGCAGAAGCCCGCCGACATCTATATCATCAACCGCGAAAATGTCCAGTGGCTCATCGAGAGCAGCGGCGTTCCCTTTGATTATGATACCGTCGTGGTAGACGAGCTTTCGTCCTTCAAAAGCCATCAGGCAAAGCGGTTCCGGGCTCTGGTCAAGGTCCGGCCGCGCGTCCGGCGCATTATCGGGCTGACCGGTACTCCTTCCTCCAACGGTCTGATGGACCTGTGGGCAGAATTCCGGCTTCTGGATATGGGCCAGCGTCTTGGCCGCTTCATTGGGCAGTATCGCACCAACTACTTCAAGCCGGATAAGCGAAACGGCCAAATCATCTATTCCTACAAGCCGCTGCCCGGCGCGGAGGACACCATCTACCGGAAAATTTCGGATATCACGATTTCCATGAAGTCGACGGATCACCTAAAGATGCCAAAACTCATCAGCGCCGAGTGCGAAGTCCGCCTCTCCGATGAGGAGCAGAAACGGTACGACGATCTGAAAGAAGATCTGGTCCTACAGCTTCCGGACGGTGACATTACAGCAGCAAACGCGGCGTCCCTCTCCGGGAAGCTGTGCCAAATGGCGAATGGCGCTGTTTATTCCGACACCGGCGAAGTCATCCACATCCATGACCGGAAGCTGGACGCGCTGGAGGACCTGATCGAAGCGGCAAACGGCAAGCCCGTGCTGGTAGCCTACTGGTTCAAGCACGATCTCGCCAGAATCTCCGAGCGCCTGCATAAGCTCCGCATTCCGTTCTCCTGCCTTGACACGTCCGACAGCATCCGCAGATGGAACAACGGCGAGCTGCCTGTAGCCCTTGTGCATCCCGCCTCGGCCGGACACGGACTGAATCTACAAAGCGGCGGCTCCACGCTCATCTGGTTCGGGTTGACCTGGTCGCTGGAGCTCTACCAGCAAACCAACGCCCGCCTGTGGAGACAGGGACAGACAGCAGACACTGTGGTAATTCAGCACATCATTACGAAGAGAACCATTGACAGCCGCATCCTGGAAGCCTTATCGAAAAAGGACAGCACGCAGGCGGCTCTTATCAACGCCGTAAAAGCGGACCTGAAAATCTGA
- a CDS encoding conserved protein of unknown function (Evidence 4 : Unknown function but conserved in other organisms), which yields MQIAWKYLNKRAAALDALKDYGSMQFILEHTDDDIRAEHEKMQSVRSPSFDGMPHVHNPQGGEQRILNGIEEIDVLKERYRQALEYMSWFQPAWENLTEDEQYVLREFYMCDEGKQIDAVYNICDHFHIERSSAYNRKNRALDRLSTLLYGKR from the coding sequence ATGCAGATAGCATGGAAATACCTGAACAAACGGGCTGCCGCCTTGGACGCGCTCAAGGACTACGGCAGCATGCAATTCATTCTGGAACACACGGACGACGATATCCGGGCGGAGCACGAAAAGATGCAGAGCGTCCGCAGCCCCAGTTTTGACGGGATGCCTCACGTTCACAATCCGCAGGGCGGTGAGCAGCGCATTCTGAACGGCATCGAGGAGATCGACGTTCTGAAGGAACGCTACCGGCAAGCGCTGGAGTACATGTCATGGTTCCAGCCAGCGTGGGAAAACCTGACTGAGGACGAGCAGTACGTGCTGCGGGAGTTTTATATGTGTGACGAGGGAAAGCAGATCGATGCGGTCTACAACATCTGCGACCATTTCCACATTGAGCGGTCCTCCGCGTACAACAGGAAGAACCGCGCGCTCGACCGGCTGTCCACATTGCTCTATGGCAAACGTTGA
- a CDS encoding DZANK-type domain-containing protein — translation MALIKCPECGNEVSDTAQSCPKCGYALHKTPACPKCGSYNVQPISNASKVAGVVAFGIFSAHNVVSHYKCKDCGHKF, via the coding sequence ATGGCTCTAATTAAATGCCCTGAATGCGGTAATGAAGTGTCAGATACAGCGCAATCTTGTCCTAAGTGCGGATATGCTCTACATAAGACTCCTGCATGCCCAAAGTGCGGAAGTTATAATGTCCAACCGATTTCTAATGCAAGCAAGGTGGCTGGCGTTGTAGCGTTTGGCATATTTTCAGCTCATAATGTCGTCTCTCATTACAAGTGCAAAGATTGTGGGCACAAGTTCTAA
- a CDS encoding Terminase: MAKDGTNRGGVRAGAGAKRKPLADKIADGNPGKHPLTVMEFKNAADLRGQDMPEPKEMLSAVQKNGKALPAAEIYKSVWQWLSDRGCAHLVPPDTIERYAMSAARWIQCEEAITEYGFLAKHPTTGNAIASPYVTMANSFKSQTRADWAEIFQIVKENCAAGYSGDNPQDDLMERLLTARKGK; encoded by the coding sequence ATGGCCAAAGATGGTACAAACCGTGGCGGCGTAAGAGCCGGTGCCGGGGCAAAACGGAAGCCGCTGGCGGATAAAATTGCGGACGGCAATCCGGGGAAACACCCACTTACCGTTATGGAATTCAAAAACGCTGCGGACCTGCGTGGTCAGGATATGCCGGAGCCAAAAGAGATGCTCTCGGCGGTCCAGAAAAATGGCAAGGCTTTGCCCGCAGCCGAGATTTACAAATCCGTCTGGCAATGGCTGTCGGACCGGGGCTGTGCGCACCTCGTTCCTCCGGATACCATCGAGCGGTACGCCATGAGCGCGGCCCGCTGGATTCAGTGTGAGGAGGCCATCACGGAATACGGTTTTCTCGCCAAGCATCCGACCACAGGCAATGCCATCGCCTCACCCTATGTCACGATGGCAAACAGCTTCAAGAGCCAGACCCGCGCGGACTGGGCCGAGATTTTTCAGATCGTAAAGGAAAACTGCGCTGCCGGTTACAGCGGCGACAATCCGCAGGACGACCTGATGGAGCGCCTGCTCACGGCGCGGAAAGGAAAATAA
- a CDS encoding DNA methylase has product MANTERFEKVDIDKLVPYARNARTHSKEQIAQLRSSLREFGFVSPVIIDSDYNIIAGHGRVAAAKEEGYRTVPCVFAENLTEAQKRAYILADNRLAMNAGWDEEMLAVELSDLQADAFDVSLLGFTDAELNNLSGAAENVKEDDFDVDAELKKPAVTKSGDLWLLGNHRLVCGDSTKADTFTLLMDGKLANLTVTDPPYNVNYEGSAGKIQNDNMADDKFYQFLFDAFTNTEKAMAQDASIYVFHADTEGLNFRRAFSDAGFYLSGTCIWKKQSLVLGRSPYQWQHEPILFGWKKAGKHEWYSDRKQSTIWEFDKPKKNADHPTMKPVAMLAYAILNSSMSNCIVLDPFGGSGSTLIACEQTGRICDIIELDEKYCDVIVKRYIEQAGNADSVYLIRDGEKQAYSELATEAAAS; this is encoded by the coding sequence ATGGCGAATACAGAACGCTTTGAAAAAGTGGACATCGACAAGCTGGTGCCTTATGCCCGGAATGCCCGCACCCACAGCAAAGAGCAGATTGCACAGCTTCGGTCCAGTCTCCGGGAGTTCGGCTTTGTCTCTCCCGTAATCATCGACAGCGATTACAATATCATCGCCGGGCACGGCCGTGTGGCCGCCGCCAAGGAGGAAGGCTATAGAACGGTTCCCTGTGTATTTGCGGAGAACCTGACCGAAGCGCAGAAACGCGCCTACATCCTCGCGGACAACCGCCTCGCCATGAACGCGGGCTGGGATGAGGAAATGCTGGCGGTCGAGTTATCTGATCTGCAGGCCGATGCCTTCGACGTCTCTCTTCTCGGTTTTACCGACGCGGAGCTGAACAATCTCTCCGGCGCGGCGGAGAACGTGAAAGAGGACGACTTTGACGTCGACGCGGAACTGAAGAAGCCCGCCGTTACAAAGTCCGGCGACCTGTGGCTGCTCGGCAATCACCGCCTCGTCTGCGGCGACAGTACCAAGGCGGACACCTTCACCCTGCTGATGGATGGGAAGCTCGCCAATCTCACGGTGACCGACCCGCCTTACAATGTAAATTACGAAGGCAGCGCCGGGAAAATCCAGAACGACAACATGGCGGACGACAAGTTCTATCAGTTTCTGTTCGACGCCTTCACCAACACGGAAAAAGCAATGGCGCAGGACGCCTCCATCTATGTATTCCATGCCGACACCGAAGGACTGAACTTCCGCAGAGCCTTCTCGGATGCCGGTTTTTATTTGTCCGGCACCTGCATCTGGAAGAAGCAGTCTCTGGTCCTCGGCCGCTCGCCCTATCAGTGGCAGCATGAGCCGATCCTGTTCGGCTGGAAGAAAGCCGGAAAGCACGAATGGTATTCCGACCGGAAACAGTCCACCATCTGGGAATTCGATAAGCCGAAGAAGAATGCAGACCACCCGACCATGAAGCCGGTGGCAATGCTGGCCTATGCGATTCTCAACTCCAGCATGTCAAACTGTATTGTGCTCGACCCCTTCGGTGGCAGCGGCTCCACGCTCATCGCCTGCGAGCAGACCGGGCGTATTTGCGACATAATCGAGCTCGACGAAAAATACTGTGATGTCATTGTAAAGCGGTATATTGAGCAGGCCGGAAATGCGGATAGTGTGTACCTCATCCGCGACGGCGAGAAGCAGGCTTATTCCGAGCTCGCCACGGAAGCCGCCGCATCATAA
- a CDS encoding Virulence-related protein: MKINYNVTGEQRKELVKAIGVILQVKPVYMKMPTCAYEIGDITVDKEGNLVCEDSAKTERVAHNLIADGFIAVGNPEPAAEEAAPDEDADAPESLTISMPKNGFTDEAITNLKHLIESKATLIKKALGAENLAIMVEDDKISFPWFSGFPAPEEISAYAKFIGKLCGMAKTQKRVTAKNKAVDNDKYAFRCFLLRLGFIGAEYKADRKILLKNLTGSSAFKGGASDADE; encoded by the coding sequence ATGAAAATCAACTACAACGTAACAGGTGAACAGCGCAAGGAACTGGTTAAGGCAATCGGAGTCATTCTGCAGGTCAAGCCGGTATACATGAAGATGCCGACCTGCGCCTACGAAATTGGCGACATCACGGTCGATAAGGAAGGTAACCTCGTCTGCGAGGACAGCGCCAAGACCGAACGGGTCGCCCATAATCTGATCGCGGACGGTTTCATCGCCGTTGGGAACCCGGAACCAGCAGCCGAAGAAGCCGCTCCCGATGAGGATGCCGACGCGCCGGAGAGTCTCACAATTTCGATGCCAAAGAACGGCTTCACCGACGAGGCCATCACCAACCTAAAGCACCTCATCGAAAGCAAAGCAACCCTCATTAAGAAGGCGCTGGGCGCGGAGAATCTGGCAATCATGGTCGAGGACGACAAAATTTCCTTTCCATGGTTTTCGGGCTTCCCTGCACCGGAGGAAATCAGCGCCTACGCCAAGTTTATCGGGAAGCTCTGCGGCATGGCCAAAACCCAGAAGCGCGTCACCGCCAAGAACAAGGCGGTCGATAACGACAAGTACGCCTTCCGCTGCTTTCTCCTGCGGCTGGGCTTCATCGGGGCTGAGTACAAGGCCGACCGAAAAATCCTGCTGAAGAATCTGACCGGGTCCTCTGCTTTCAAAGGAGGCGCTTCCGATGCTGATGAATGA
- a CDS encoding protein of unknown function (Evidence 5 : Unknown function): protein MLMNEKLLAYLRKTYPAGTRVELVRMDDVQAPPIGTKGTVYGVDDTGSILVNWDNGSSLNVVYGVDSCRKVGDRHD, encoded by the coding sequence ATGCTGATGAATGAAAAACTGTTGGCGTACCTCCGGAAAACCTACCCGGCAGGGACCCGCGTGGAGCTTGTGCGGATGGACGACGTGCAGGCTCCGCCCATCGGCACAAAAGGAACCGTGTACGGCGTTGACGATACCGGTTCCATTCTGGTGAACTGGGACAACGGCTCCAGCCTGAACGTGGTCTACGGTGTCGATTCCTGTCGGAAGGTCGGTGATCGCCATGACTGA
- a CDS encoding Virulence-related protein — MTEKVKEQILAIRDTTETNMFDTVRVQRMAYDRGFYELVLFLDEHKKEYARFILTGE; from the coding sequence ATGACTGAGAAAGTCAAAGAGCAGATTCTCGCCATCCGTGATACCACCGAAACAAACATGTTCGATACCGTCCGCGTCCAGCGCATGGCCTATGATCGTGGTTTCTATGAACTGGTCCTCTTCCTGGATGAGCACAAAAAGGAGTACGCCCGCTTCATCCTGACCGGTGAGTAA
- a CDS encoding conserved protein of unknown function (Evidence 4 : Unknown function but conserved in other organisms): MTEKQMKQIQNQLPKGEKINRCYRAFEGDIRVIIREPDGSEVRYTVSFDANDNATIKEF, translated from the coding sequence ATGACAGAAAAACAGATGAAGCAGATCCAAAACCAACTTCCGAAGGGCGAGAAAATCAACCGCTGCTACAGAGCCTTTGAGGGCGACATCCGGGTGATCATCCGCGAACCGGACGGCAGCGAGGTTCGCTACACCGTGAGCTTCGACGCCAACGACAACGCGACAATCAAGGAATTTTAA